DNA from Thermococcus bergensis:
CAGTTCCTGCCCTTTGCTAATAAACTGCATTTGTTCTACGGTAACAAGCTCTTTGGAAAAGGAATTTCTCCTTTTGAGTGCTTAAACGTTGATAAGGTTAGTGATGCCTTTAAAGTCGAGTTTCTCAAGTTTGAAAGCTTTGGAGACAGCTTTTACGTGGAGGTAAAGCCATGTTCTCAGGGATAATTGAAACGGTTGCAAAAGCTAAATTCTCTAATGGAAAACTGTTCGTTGAAAACGTAATAAACGTAAATGTAGGGGACAGTTTAGCCATCAACGGGGCTTGCTTGACTGTCAGCGATATTAGAGATTACATAGTCTTTGACGTTGGTGAAGAGACGTTAAAAAGGACAAACTTGGCGAAAGCAAAAGTTGTTAACATTGAAAGAGCTTTGAAGCTTGGCGATAGAATTGATGGACACTTAGTTACCGGACACGTTGATGGAACCCTAAAGCTAAGAAAAATTCTAAAGAGAGGAAATACCTACTGGCTAGCCTTTGAAATGCCTAAAGAGAGATTTGCAATAGTGGAGAAAGGGAGCATAGCTCTGAATGGAGTGAGCTTGACAATCGCCAAAGTTGAGAAAAATCAATTTTGGGTTCAGGTGATTCCCTATACTTGGGAAAATACCAATCTGAGGTTTCTGAGGACTGGAGAAGAGGTAAATTATGAGATAGACGTTGTTGCAAGGTATCTGAAGAATATTCTAGGTGAGAGATATGGATTTGAAAAAGCTTAAAGAGAGCATCCTTGAAGACAAGCCTATAGTTTTAATTGACGAAGAAAGGGAAGTTGAGGCTGATTTAGTTTATCCTGCCGAGCTCGCAAATGCTAAAGTGATAAACTTTATGCTCCAAGCTAAGGGAATGTTATGTTTAACTATGGATGAAGAGGAGGCTCTAAAAAGGGGCTTTTTCAAGTTGCCTTCCAAGAACAACGAGACGAACTTTCTAATTAGTGTTGATTACACGAAAACATTCACGGGAATTAGTGCAAAAGAGAGAGCTTTAACTGCTAAAAAGATTGCTGAGGGATTAAATATTGAGCACTTCCGCTATCCTGGTCATCTGCACCTTTTGGGTGGGATTGGAATAAATAAAAGGAAGGGACACACTGAAGCATCTCTTGAGCTTGTTGAAATGCTTGGATTTAAGAGATATGCAGTAATAATAGAGCTTTTAGATGAAGAGGGAAATTCTCACAACTTTGAATTTATAAGGGCTTTTGCTAAAAAGCACGATTTGCCAATAGTTACAATCAGAGAGGTGTTTAAAGAAGTTGTAAGGAGGAAAAGCTTTGTTAAGGTTTCTGCTCAAGCAAAGCTTCCCAGCAAATACGGAACCTTTAAGATAGTTGCCTTTGAGAACGAGCTTGACTTTAAGGAACATATAGCTATAATTAAGGAACCTTATGATATTCCGTTAGTTAGGCTTCACTCAGAATGTTTAACTGGTGACACGTTAGCTTCTCTAAAGTGTGACTGTGGAAGCCAATTAGCAAATGCTCTAAAAATGATAGCTCAGGAAGGAGGAATTTTGCTCTATCTAAGGCAAGAAGGGAGAGGCATTGGTCTAAAGAATAAAATCAAAGCCTACGAACTCCAGGATAGGGGATTTGACACGGTTGAAGCGAATAAAATGCTTGGCTTTAATGAAGATGAGAGGGATTTCAGTGTTGCCTGCCAACTGCTCAAAGCTTTAGGAGTCTCAAAAGTTAAGCTTTTGACAAACAATCCAAAGAAGATTAAAGCTTTGGAAGAGTTTGGAATAGAGGTTGTTGAAGTTATTCCGATTTTTGGAGAAGTTAACGAGATTAACAGATCTTATTTAGAGGTTAAGATGCTCAAGCTTGGACATAATTTAAAATCGCTTTT
Protein-coding regions in this window:
- a CDS encoding bifunctional 3,4-dihydroxy-2-butanone-4-phosphate synthase/GTP cyclohydrolase II, producing MDLKKLKESILEDKPIVLIDEEREVEADLVYPAELANAKVINFMLQAKGMLCLTMDEEEALKRGFFKLPSKNNETNFLISVDYTKTFTGISAKERALTAKKIAEGLNIEHFRYPGHLHLLGGIGINKRKGHTEASLELVEMLGFKRYAVIIELLDEEGNSHNFEFIRAFAKKHDLPIVTIREVFKEVVRRKSFVKVSAQAKLPSKYGTFKIVAFENELDFKEHIAIIKEPYDIPLVRLHSECLTGDTLASLKCDCGSQLANALKMIAQEGGILLYLRQEGRGIGLKNKIKAYELQDRGFDTVEANKMLGFNEDERDFSVACQLLKALGVSKVKLLTNNPKKIKALEEFGIEVVEVIPIFGEVNEINRSYLEVKMLKLGHNLKSLLEGKE
- a CDS encoding riboflavin synthase, producing the protein MFSGIIETVAKAKFSNGKLFVENVINVNVGDSLAINGACLTVSDIRDYIVFDVGEETLKRTNLAKAKVVNIERALKLGDRIDGHLVTGHVDGTLKLRKILKRGNTYWLAFEMPKERFAIVEKGSIALNGVSLTIAKVEKNQFWVQVIPYTWENTNLRFLRTGEEVNYEIDVVARYLKNILGERYGFEKA